From one Bos indicus x Bos taurus breed Angus x Brahman F1 hybrid chromosome 7, Bos_hybrid_MaternalHap_v2.0, whole genome shotgun sequence genomic stretch:
- the LOC113896675 gene encoding nuclear envelope pore membrane protein POM 121-like, whose protein sequence is MGGCLSRPRPRQSSSPALRGGDQPESTECLGPAHTASRVPPACRVHSWAPTLDLARRLSYEGLMASPRRRLHRRGFVLVHRRQYSIQQARCLFWCFFPSVPRSGRQKPLPSACSSKMFHTSVILRMASAKGKLTLRLPLKQTVICTWSSFSVHLPNLCVKEILVRALEESGQLRGKEEKDLTALAESRKGLAKQKKGQSAQESQDKQRRGSNPGGNAQSAFRHLIINGVLSSFVPRPGPLVLCSKSSDILIRKSQTYFLSSCSKRNAITSSYSSTRGFLQLQRMGPGAARLLGPESSHLHEVSDKTSEECHWPNPSASMEPQRKIKDEKIADDHLRKKQNLNCSQSSDSFRPRKRKIPLLLPTRRNGPLILPPPLQIGYPVTAEDLDLEKRAAIQWINNVLEG, encoded by the coding sequence ATGGGCGGTTGCCTGAGCCGGCCTCGCCCTCGCCAGTCGTCGTCACCTGCTCTGCGGGGCGGGGACCAGCCAGAGAGCACCGAGTGCCTCGGGCCCGCGCACACTGCCAGCCGTGTTCCCCCAGCTTGCCGGGTTCACTCGTGGGCCCCAACTCTGGACCTGGCTCGCAGGCTGTCCTATGAGGGTCTCATGGCTTCACCCCGTCGTCGTCTGCACCGTCGGGGGTTTGTCCTAGTCCATCGGCGGCAATATTCAATCCAGCAAGCCCGGTgtttattttggtgtttttttccctctgtgcccCGGAGTGGCCGTCAGAAGCCATTGCCGTCAGCTTGCAGTTCCAAGATGTTCCACACCTCAGTAATCCTGAGGATGGCATCCGCAAAGGGCAAACTGACGCTCCGTTTGCCTCTGAAGCAGACAGTCATCTGTACgtggtcttcattttctgttcaCCTCCCAAACCTTTGTGTAAAGGAAATTCTGGTGAGGGCCCTAGAAGAGAGTGGCCAactgagaggaaaggaagagaaggaccTGACAGCCTTGGCTGAGAGCAGAAAGGGGCTagcaaagcaaaagaaaggaCAATCAGCCCAGGAGAGTCAGGATAAACAGAGAAGGGGCTCGAATCCAGGAGGAAATGCGCAGTCCGCGTTTAGACACCTCATAATCAACGGGGTCCTCTCTTCCTTTGTGCCCAGGCCTGGGCCTCTGGTTCTCTGTTCCAAGAGCTCGGATATCCTGATTAGGAAATCCCAGACCTACTTTTTGAGTTCATGCAGCAAACGAAATGCCATCACCAGTTCATACAGCTCCACAAGAGGTTTCCTACAGCTCCAGAGGATGGGTCCAGGCGCAGCCCGGCTCCTGGGCCCAGAGTCATCGCATCTTCATGAGGTCTCAGATAAAACCAGCGAGGAATGCCATTGGCCTAACCCTTCAGCCTCAATGGAACCGCAGAGGAAgatcaaagatgaaaaaattgCAGATGACCACttaaggaagaaacaaaacttaAATTGCTCACAGTCATCTGACAGTTTCAGGCCCCGCAAACGCAAGATTCCTctgctgctgcccaccaggcGAAACGGTCCACTGATCCTGCCCCCACCTCTCCAGATAGGTTATCCAGTCACTGCTGAAGACCTTGACCTAGAGAAGAGAGCTGCGATACAGTGGATTAACAACGTCTTGGAAGG